One part of the Mariniblastus fucicola genome encodes these proteins:
- a CDS encoding (5-formylfuran-3-yl)methyl phosphate synthase, which translates to MNHTHSARKNTVGLLVSVRSLREAAVAESAQCVTIIDLKEPEHGSLGCVSIEVANAVLDDLSGDSLKSIALGEAKDWPVWPQVDAAIRNQVLAGFDFAKVGLSGLVDQPDWVSRWKICFAGLPDRVQRVAVAYADEDLAQSPSIESVIEAAEEVGCNVLLIDTFNKQHGGLLKLLTEQRLASIIQSAKKRKLKVVLAGSLTHEDVAAIRQLSPSLVPDLIAVRGAVCQHDRSSAIDATKIEALGSLLSSQS; encoded by the coding sequence ATGAATCACACTCACTCAGCTCGTAAAAATACCGTTGGTCTTCTGGTTAGCGTGAGAAGTCTTCGCGAAGCCGCGGTCGCGGAAAGTGCTCAATGCGTCACGATTATTGACCTCAAAGAGCCTGAGCACGGGTCGCTGGGTTGCGTTTCGATCGAAGTCGCCAATGCCGTGCTAGACGATCTTTCCGGTGATTCTCTGAAAAGCATCGCGCTCGGCGAAGCAAAAGATTGGCCCGTTTGGCCGCAGGTGGATGCCGCGATTCGAAATCAAGTGCTCGCTGGTTTCGATTTTGCCAAAGTTGGCCTCTCCGGGTTGGTTGACCAGCCAGATTGGGTGTCGCGATGGAAGATCTGTTTTGCTGGGCTTCCCGATCGAGTTCAACGCGTCGCTGTGGCTTACGCGGATGAAGATCTGGCTCAGTCGCCATCGATTGAGAGCGTGATTGAAGCGGCGGAAGAAGTCGGCTGCAACGTTCTGTTAATCGATACGTTCAATAAACAGCACGGCGGTCTGTTGAAGCTGCTGACGGAACAGCGGCTGGCTTCGATCATTCAGTCAGCGAAAAAGCGGAAACTGAAAGTCGTGCTTGCGGGATCGTTGACGCATGAAGACGTTGCGGCGATCAGACAACTCAGCCCCAGCCTCGTTCCGGACCTGATCGCCGTCCGTGGCGCGGTTTGCCAGCACGACCGAAGCTCCGCTATCGATGCCACGAAGATCGAGGCCCTCGGCAGTCTGCTTTCTTCACAAAGCTGA
- a CDS encoding peroxidase family protein: protein MRNTIMAMIGLMLITSIPTSESQAQSRDRRDEKTKDYHEAKHEFHPPRRRGPEDRIPIVIQRFRTINGSNNNLSHETWGQAGGNLRRRVPSAYEDGISLPSGSDRPSPRLISNLVSNQDEEFIANNRGMTSMVWQWGQFIDHDFGLTESHEHPPEPFPIVVPTGDLLFDPFSTGTELIFLFRSEYRTNQDNQPREQINAITSWIDGSNVYGSDAATSISLRTLSGGLMKTSDGNMLPVDDEGFFIAGDIRANEQNALTCMHTLFVREHNRIATRYATLYPTLTDEQIFVRARKRVVGIMQAITYNEFLPTLLGEGALRSYRGYRPEIFPNVSNTFTTAAYRFGHTMLPTELMRLDENYDVIDDGNLALRDAFFNPAEVRSHGIEPYIRGLIVQQAQEIDPHVTSEVRNFLFGPPGAGGFDLASLNIQRGRDHGLPDYNVVRMRFGLPPVSTFADITADPVRQLALEEAYGDVDLIDPWVGMLSEDHVADGSVGITIRTILSQQFADLRDADRFWYKLEMHPADVEVIDATRLSNVIWRNTEVRKIPRNVFQVTN from the coding sequence ATGAGAAACACCATCATGGCAATGATTGGCTTGATGCTGATCACGTCGATCCCGACTAGCGAAAGTCAGGCTCAAAGCAGAGACCGACGCGACGAAAAAACGAAGGACTACCACGAAGCGAAACACGAGTTTCACCCGCCACGCAGACGCGGACCTGAAGACAGAATCCCGATCGTGATCCAGAGGTTTCGCACGATCAACGGATCAAACAACAATCTCTCTCATGAAACGTGGGGACAAGCCGGCGGTAACCTCAGACGCCGTGTTCCTTCTGCATACGAGGACGGCATCTCGCTTCCCTCAGGCAGCGACCGCCCCAGCCCGCGACTGATCAGCAACCTCGTGTCCAACCAGGACGAAGAGTTCATCGCCAACAATCGCGGCATGACTTCCATGGTTTGGCAGTGGGGACAGTTCATTGATCACGACTTTGGTTTGACGGAATCGCACGAGCATCCTCCGGAGCCGTTTCCAATCGTTGTCCCGACGGGTGACTTGCTCTTTGATCCGTTTTCTACCGGGACAGAGTTGATATTCCTGTTTCGCTCGGAATACAGAACCAATCAGGACAATCAGCCACGCGAACAGATCAATGCAATTACTTCCTGGATCGACGGTTCCAACGTCTACGGCTCCGATGCCGCGACCAGCATAAGCTTGCGAACGCTTTCTGGTGGACTGATGAAAACCAGCGATGGAAACATGTTACCGGTGGACGACGAAGGCTTCTTCATCGCCGGCGATATCCGGGCCAACGAGCAGAACGCTTTGACTTGCATGCATACGCTGTTCGTTCGAGAGCACAACCGGATCGCGACACGTTACGCGACGTTGTACCCGACGCTTACCGACGAGCAGATTTTCGTTCGAGCACGCAAACGTGTCGTTGGCATCATGCAGGCGATCACGTACAACGAATTTCTGCCGACGCTGCTGGGAGAAGGAGCACTCAGGTCTTACCGAGGATACCGTCCGGAAATTTTCCCAAACGTCTCGAACACCTTCACGACGGCAGCTTACCGTTTTGGGCATACGATGCTGCCAACGGAGCTGATGCGGCTGGATGAAAACTACGACGTGATCGACGACGGAAATCTGGCCTTGCGAGACGCGTTTTTCAATCCGGCAGAAGTCCGATCGCATGGAATCGAGCCATACATCCGCGGTCTGATTGTGCAGCAGGCTCAGGAAATCGATCCACACGTCACCAGCGAAGTTCGAAACTTTCTGTTCGGTCCTCCGGGGGCCGGCGGATTCGACCTGGCATCTCTGAACATTCAAAGAGGACGCGATCACGGACTGCCGGACTACAACGTGGTACGAATGCGATTCGGGTTGCCACCCGTCAGCACTTTCGCCGACATCACGGCCGATCCTGTGCGACAACTGGCGCTTGAGGAAGCCTACGGCGACGTAGATCTGATCGACCCGTGGGTTGGAATGCTGAGTGAGGACCATGTCGCTGACGGAAGCGTGGGAATCACCATTCGGACGATTCTGTCCCAACAGTTTGCCGACTTGAGAGACGCCGACCGGTTCTGGTACAAGCTGGAAATGCACCCGGCCGATGTCGAAGTCATCGATGCGACGCGGCTTTCAAATGTCATTTGGCGAAACACGGAGGTCCGCAAGATTCCGCGTAACGTTTTCCAGGTCACGAATTGA
- a CDS encoding efflux RND transporter permease subunit, whose product MRSIIKWAIANSPAMNTFLIASLIVGAISMVIMRREVFPAFNLEILLVTVPFPGATPAEVEDGICQKLESACANVDGVKKMTAVAKEGFGYVILELDNSASDVQKVLDETRSEIDQVRAFMPPRAEEPEVKQIVFRSPSISVGIIGPELPPGVERNSAEALESERQLRDLTEEVRAELLDLRPVPPKNPVRRLLAGLFQPKGPAISSAEIVAERPYEISVEVSEDTLRQFGMSLGGFAQVVRQQNIDVPGGKMVTGSQEMLLRGNNKREDGLGIADLPAITKPDGDVVRVGDVANVVDGFAETTSINLINGRPGLVIQISKTNKEDLFTVVDAVKSYAASKQMPPGYKIETWGDISLDVIDRIDLLARNGAQGLLLVFLVLAIFLELRLAFWVAMGIPISILGAGFVLLAFGQTMNMLSMFAFLMALGIVVDDAIVIGENIYNKREEGMGHIAAAIEGTVEVLPSVTASVTTTIIAFLPLAFVTGVMGKFIAIMPLAVIAMLIISLVESTFILPAHLAHDNNLFIRLMSAVLYIFKPFLYLFEKLNAGASKLMSYAIEGIYEPLLRFSLGNRIVVMSTAFGAMIMTVGIVMSGLAPFGMFPKLDGREISGTLVFPNGTSSAFSAEGVTHLREAFESLNAELEAEGHPSVIQNLYEKVGEVGDTMQGPTGVTNGSHVGSVSVLLTPTDERTYSARELINKWRERVPKVAGAEVLKFGARSMGPGGASVEFKILADDTGAPYLEEAAEKCKKWLAAKAGVFDIEDDMRPGKWQRTLKLNHEGQALGLNEQDLAETIRSIYYGNEVMRLQRGRHEVKLMVRYPREARETQTAFEEIRIRDAQGNERPLTEVAEISHSRELAEINRLDQRRSITVTADLDSKKVNGRNLIAEMKKDFIPGMVESYREKYGANLSVNWEGEQAQNEESMSSMFVGFAIALLCMYVLLTLQFRSYIQPLIIMSIIPFGWLGAIAGHAIVGIELTLFSFFGLIALTGVVVNDSIVLVDFINARVRKGIPLKDALASAGSRRFRPIMLTSMTTIAGLFPMLLETSMQAQVLIPMAVSLIFGLLFGTLLILVLVPVFYSLYGSVLMRFGLPLYHDHAADFESQHIKSDKPDVSVA is encoded by the coding sequence ATGCGATCCATCATCAAGTGGGCTATTGCAAACTCGCCCGCGATGAACACGTTCCTGATTGCTTCGCTGATCGTCGGCGCGATTTCAATGGTGATCATGCGCCGCGAAGTCTTCCCCGCCTTCAACCTTGAAATCTTGCTGGTCACGGTGCCGTTCCCTGGTGCGACGCCCGCAGAAGTCGAAGATGGAATCTGCCAGAAACTGGAATCGGCGTGTGCGAATGTCGACGGTGTCAAAAAAATGACGGCCGTCGCCAAAGAAGGCTTCGGCTATGTCATTCTTGAGCTCGACAATAGTGCTTCGGATGTTCAAAAGGTTCTTGACGAGACTCGCAGTGAGATCGACCAGGTTCGAGCTTTCATGCCTCCGCGCGCCGAAGAACCAGAAGTCAAACAGATCGTGTTCCGATCCCCCTCAATTTCAGTGGGGATTATCGGCCCCGAGTTACCGCCTGGCGTCGAACGCAATAGTGCCGAAGCGCTCGAATCCGAAAGGCAGTTGCGCGATTTGACAGAAGAGGTGCGCGCCGAGTTATTGGATTTGAGGCCCGTGCCGCCCAAAAACCCGGTTCGCAGGCTGCTGGCGGGCCTGTTCCAGCCGAAAGGCCCCGCTATTTCTTCTGCGGAAATCGTGGCCGAGCGCCCTTATGAAATCTCGGTCGAAGTTTCGGAAGACACGCTGCGACAGTTCGGCATGAGCCTTGGCGGTTTTGCTCAAGTCGTTCGCCAACAGAACATCGACGTTCCGGGCGGAAAAATGGTCACCGGTTCGCAGGAGATGTTGCTGCGAGGAAACAACAAACGCGAAGACGGGCTGGGCATCGCGGACCTCCCTGCGATCACGAAACCGGATGGTGATGTGGTTCGTGTCGGGGACGTTGCCAACGTCGTCGACGGATTCGCGGAAACGACTTCGATCAATCTGATCAACGGTCGCCCAGGCCTGGTGATTCAGATTTCCAAGACGAACAAGGAAGACCTGTTTACCGTTGTTGACGCGGTCAAATCCTACGCCGCGAGCAAACAGATGCCTCCCGGGTACAAGATTGAAACGTGGGGAGACATCTCTTTGGATGTGATCGACCGAATCGATCTGCTTGCCAGAAACGGTGCTCAAGGTTTGCTGCTGGTGTTCCTGGTACTTGCGATTTTCCTGGAACTGCGACTTGCGTTCTGGGTCGCGATGGGGATTCCGATCTCCATTCTTGGAGCGGGCTTCGTTCTGCTCGCGTTTGGCCAAACGATGAACATGCTTTCGATGTTCGCGTTCCTGATGGCACTCGGCATCGTCGTCGACGATGCGATTGTGATCGGCGAAAACATTTACAACAAACGCGAAGAAGGCATGGGACATATCGCCGCCGCGATCGAAGGAACCGTTGAGGTTCTGCCCAGCGTGACGGCTTCGGTGACGACAACCATCATTGCCTTTCTGCCGCTGGCGTTTGTGACGGGAGTCATGGGCAAGTTCATCGCCATCATGCCGCTGGCGGTGATCGCGATGCTGATCATTTCCCTGGTCGAAAGCACGTTCATTTTGCCGGCTCACCTGGCTCACGACAACAACCTGTTCATTCGCTTGATGTCGGCAGTGTTATATATCTTCAAGCCGTTTCTGTATCTGTTTGAGAAACTCAACGCGGGTGCGAGCAAGCTGATGAGCTACGCAATCGAGGGCATTTACGAGCCGCTGCTTCGATTTTCGCTGGGCAATCGAATCGTGGTGATGTCGACTGCATTCGGGGCCATGATTATGACCGTCGGAATTGTGATGTCCGGATTGGCTCCGTTCGGGATGTTCCCGAAACTCGACGGACGCGAGATCAGCGGAACGTTGGTCTTTCCCAACGGAACATCTTCTGCGTTTTCTGCCGAGGGCGTGACTCATTTGCGTGAAGCGTTCGAAAGCCTCAATGCGGAACTTGAGGCCGAAGGACATCCGTCGGTCATCCAGAACCTGTACGAAAAAGTTGGCGAAGTCGGCGACACGATGCAAGGGCCAACCGGCGTTACCAACGGCAGCCATGTCGGTAGCGTTTCAGTTCTGTTGACGCCCACCGATGAGCGAACCTATTCGGCGCGCGAACTGATCAACAAGTGGCGGGAACGCGTCCCGAAAGTCGCTGGAGCGGAAGTGCTGAAGTTCGGAGCCCGTTCGATGGGCCCTGGCGGTGCTTCGGTCGAATTCAAAATTCTGGCCGACGACACGGGGGCTCCGTATCTGGAAGAAGCCGCCGAGAAATGCAAGAAATGGTTGGCTGCGAAAGCCGGCGTGTTTGACATCGAAGACGATATGCGGCCCGGAAAATGGCAGCGAACTTTGAAACTCAATCATGAAGGTCAGGCATTGGGTTTGAACGAGCAGGACCTTGCCGAAACAATTCGCTCGATCTATTACGGCAACGAAGTCATGCGGCTTCAACGCGGCCGGCACGAAGTCAAATTGATGGTCCGCTACCCTCGCGAAGCACGTGAAACGCAAACGGCGTTCGAAGAGATTCGCATCCGCGACGCCCAGGGGAATGAGCGACCTTTGACGGAAGTTGCCGAAATTTCTCACAGCCGCGAATTGGCTGAAATCAATCGGCTTGACCAGAGACGAAGCATCACGGTGACGGCTGACCTGGACAGCAAAAAAGTGAACGGGCGAAATCTGATTGCCGAAATGAAGAAAGACTTCATCCCCGGCATGGTCGAATCGTATCGTGAAAAATACGGAGCCAACCTGTCGGTGAACTGGGAAGGCGAACAGGCTCAAAATGAAGAGTCGATGAGCAGCATGTTCGTCGGTTTTGCGATCGCGTTGCTCTGCATGTACGTGCTGTTGACGCTGCAGTTTCGATCCTACATTCAGCCGCTGATCATCATGTCGATCATTCCATTCGGATGGCTCGGGGCGATCGCTGGCCATGCGATCGTCGGTATCGAATTGACTTTGTTCAGCTTCTTTGGATTGATCGCGTTGACGGGCGTGGTCGTGAACGACTCGATCGTATTGGTCGACTTTATCAACGCTCGTGTCCGCAAAGGCATTCCGCTGAAAGACGCGTTGGCGAGCGCCGGAAGTCGACGTTTTCGCCCCATCATGTTGACTTCAATGACAACGATCGCCGGCCTGTTTCCAATGCTTTTGGAGACTTCGATGCAGGCTCAGGTTCTGATTCCGATGGCGGTCAGCCTGATCTTTGGATTGCTGTTCGGAACGTTGTTGATTCTTGTTTTGGTCCCGGTGTTCTATTCGCTTTACGGTAGCGTGCTGATGAGATTCGGACTGCCGCTGTATCACGATCATGCTGCAGATTTCGAATCCCAGCACATCAAATCTGACAAACCAGACGTTTCGGTTGCTTAG
- a CDS encoding amino acid aminotransferase: MFESAELHPPDAIFGLTEKFRNDPNENKISLTVGVYKDESGKTPLMQAVADAENMLAQAHASRTYLPIDGMPAYNAHVGKLLLGPVAESVKWKSTQTPGGTGALRVTGELLRTALGIDTIWISNPTWANHPKIFGNAGIQVQQHDYLGEDGVSLDFDAMMKSIADSTRSGQAILLHGACHNPTGVDPTKEQWTELLKLVSEKGLLPVFDFAYQGFGDGLDEDAAAIREFLADGDKEAIICNSFSKNFGLYGERTGGLTVVSTSDDASDAMQSQVKTLIRRMYSNPPTHGAAIVNTVLSDATLRKSWETELDEMRTRIKQLRTAFVDTMKQVAPQRDFSFLNDQRGMFSYSGLSGKYAEALMKEHSVYILGSGRINVAGINDSNRQRLCEAIASVL; this comes from the coding sequence ATGTTTGAGTCCGCTGAACTACATCCTCCTGACGCGATCTTTGGATTGACCGAAAAGTTTCGTAACGATCCCAACGAGAATAAAATCAGCCTGACTGTTGGCGTCTATAAGGACGAAAGCGGAAAAACGCCTTTGATGCAGGCCGTTGCTGACGCCGAAAATATGCTGGCCCAAGCCCACGCCAGCAGGACTTACTTGCCGATCGATGGCATGCCCGCCTACAACGCCCACGTAGGAAAACTGCTGCTGGGTCCCGTCGCGGAATCGGTCAAATGGAAATCGACGCAAACTCCAGGAGGCACAGGAGCGCTACGCGTGACGGGCGAACTGCTGCGAACGGCGCTCGGAATCGACACGATCTGGATCAGCAATCCGACTTGGGCTAACCACCCGAAAATCTTTGGTAACGCTGGCATCCAAGTGCAACAGCATGACTATCTTGGCGAAGACGGTGTGTCGCTCGATTTCGACGCCATGATGAAATCAATCGCGGATTCAACCAGGTCCGGACAGGCGATTTTGTTGCACGGGGCTTGCCACAACCCAACCGGTGTGGATCCGACGAAAGAGCAGTGGACCGAACTGCTGAAGTTGGTATCGGAGAAAGGGCTGCTGCCTGTTTTCGATTTTGCCTACCAGGGTTTTGGCGACGGACTCGACGAAGACGCTGCTGCGATCCGCGAATTTTTGGCTGACGGCGACAAGGAAGCCATCATTTGCAATTCGTTCTCCAAGAACTTTGGGCTTTACGGAGAACGCACCGGCGGGCTGACTGTCGTTTCGACTTCCGATGACGCGTCCGACGCGATGCAAAGCCAGGTGAAAACTCTGATCCGAAGAATGTATTCCAATCCACCAACGCACGGCGCCGCGATTGTGAACACGGTGCTTTCGGATGCGACGCTGCGGAAATCATGGGAGACGGAACTGGATGAGATGCGGACGCGAATCAAACAATTGCGAACCGCGTTCGTGGACACGATGAAGCAGGTGGCTCCGCAGCGCGACTTCAGCTTTCTGAATGATCAGCGCGGCATGTTCAGCTACTCAGGACTGAGCGGGAAATATGCCGAAGCGTTGATGAAAGAACACTCGGTTTACATTCTCGGCAGCGGAAGAATCAACGTCGCCGGAATCAACGACTCGAATCGCCAACGGCTTTGCGAAGCGATCGCGAGTGTCCTTTAG
- the arsD gene encoding arsenite efflux transporter metallochaperone ArsD: MSKVQIFDKPLCCSTGVCGPQVDPVLPQFASDLEWLKSQGHDVQRFNLAQEPQAFTANSQVQKLLADEGVDCLPLILIDDRLVSRSDYPSRDNLALWTGTELKKASLPVATDGDCCGGTGCC, from the coding sequence ATGAGCAAAGTTCAAATCTTTGACAAACCGCTGTGTTGTTCGACGGGAGTCTGTGGGCCGCAAGTCGATCCCGTGTTGCCGCAGTTCGCGAGCGATCTTGAGTGGCTGAAGTCGCAGGGCCACGACGTGCAGCGATTCAACCTCGCACAGGAACCGCAGGCGTTCACGGCGAACTCGCAAGTTCAAAAATTACTTGCCGACGAAGGCGTTGATTGTCTTCCGTTGATTTTGATCGACGATCGTTTGGTCAGCCGAAGCGATTACCCTTCCCGCGACAACCTTGCGTTGTGGACGGGGACGGAATTGAAGAAGGCCAGTTTGCCGGTCGCGACCGACGGCGATTGTTGTGGTGGAACAGGATGTTGTTAG
- a CDS encoding ArsR/SmtB family transcription factor: MKLPDDSNAEVLAKLAWAVAHPARVRIVRLLISREACVCGEIVAELPLAQSTVSQHLKILKESGLIQGEIDGPKVCYCINSEKLETLKKLIAAL; this comes from the coding sequence GTGAAGCTTCCCGACGATTCGAACGCTGAGGTTCTGGCAAAACTTGCCTGGGCGGTCGCTCATCCGGCACGCGTTCGTATCGTTCGGTTACTGATCAGCCGTGAGGCTTGCGTTTGTGGCGAGATTGTGGCGGAGCTTCCTCTGGCACAGTCCACCGTTTCGCAGCACCTGAAGATCCTCAAAGAATCGGGACTGATTCAGGGTGAGATCGATGGACCAAAAGTTTGCTACTGCATCAATTCAGAGAAGCTTGAGACGCTGAAGAAACTGATTGCTGCCCTGTAG
- a CDS encoding sigma-70 family RNA polymerase sigma factor → MKDANSSAEFDSAQKELIAEFTKHRETLWKAIFFRLDHRLGGRIDPDDVLQEAWLDANMRLKQFVEERASWTMHIWIRVILRQTLVNVHRRHFSSKKRDASKEIGNTVSDGDDLPTMADCYVGRVSTPSQAAMKKESFIELETALQRMKPKDRTVLTLRHFDELSNKEVAARLGLSEKAASIRYVRAIERLKKVLESPGPATSAN, encoded by the coding sequence ATGAAAGACGCAAACTCGAGTGCTGAATTTGATTCAGCTCAAAAGGAACTGATCGCCGAATTCACCAAACATCGAGAGACACTTTGGAAAGCCATTTTCTTTCGGCTGGATCATCGGCTTGGTGGACGCATCGATCCGGACGACGTTTTGCAGGAAGCCTGGCTTGATGCGAACATGCGGCTGAAGCAGTTCGTTGAGGAGCGAGCTTCGTGGACGATGCACATTTGGATTCGCGTTATCCTGAGACAGACTTTGGTCAACGTTCACCGTCGTCACTTTTCGTCCAAGAAGCGTGACGCGTCCAAGGAAATCGGCAACACGGTTAGCGATGGCGATGATTTGCCAACGATGGCGGACTGCTACGTGGGGCGAGTTTCGACTCCTAGCCAGGCGGCGATGAAGAAGGAGTCGTTCATCGAACTGGAGACTGCGTTGCAGCGAATGAAGCCAAAGGATCGAACGGTCCTGACCCTTCGTCATTTCGACGAGCTATCCAATAAGGAAGTCGCAGCGAGGCTTGGTCTGTCAGAAAAAGCGGCCAGCATTCGGTATGTGCGAGCGATCGAGAGATTGAAGAAAGTGCTGGAGTCTCCCGGACCCGCGACAAGTGCAAACTAG
- a CDS encoding arsenate reductase ArsC: MAKPIVLFLCSGNSARSQMAEAFLRRQAGDRFEVHSAGLEPAGVNPLTVQVMNEIGYDLEDHRSKPLSDYLGKVAARYVVFVCDKAETSCPRIWPNVLQTLSWPFEDPAALSGTDEEKLEKFREVRDEIKLKIESWLAEQHADARQA, encoded by the coding sequence ATGGCCAAACCGATCGTGCTTTTTCTCTGTTCTGGAAACTCTGCGCGTAGCCAAATGGCGGAGGCGTTTCTGCGTCGGCAAGCTGGTGATCGATTCGAGGTCCACAGCGCAGGGCTGGAACCGGCTGGCGTCAATCCGCTCACCGTTCAGGTGATGAATGAGATTGGCTATGACCTTGAAGACCATCGTTCGAAACCGCTCAGCGACTATCTCGGAAAAGTCGCCGCTCGCTATGTTGTTTTTGTGTGCGACAAAGCCGAGACTTCCTGTCCGCGAATTTGGCCCAACGTGCTACAGACGCTTAGCTGGCCTTTCGAAGATCCGGCGGCACTATCGGGCACGGATGAGGAAAAGCTGGAGAAGTTTCGCGAGGTCCGCGACGAGATCAAACTCAAAATCGAGTCATGGCTGGCCGAACAACATGCCGATGCGCGACAGGCCTAA
- the arsA gene encoding arsenical pump-driving ATPase: MKLFENPTRNLFFTGKGGVGKTSMACATAVQLAEQGKRVLLVSTDPASNLHDVLATEIKSTPTPINGVENLQAMNIDPVESARLYRERMIGPYRGVLPESAVASMEEQLSGSCTVEIAAFDEFSRLLGDADSTSQYDHVVFDTAPTGHTLRLLTLPSAWSGFMDSNTTGTSCLGPLAGLQDQKLIYQKSVDALSDGNATTLVLVTRPETSALREAAETSGELQHLGIKNQRLIVNGVFTAASKDDQFAAAMESRCQKSLDTIPAAIESLPRTSVPLLATSLMGVDALRQVGNPDAVHEVRLSNDVLEDLPIGLGGLVEDISASGHGVVMTMGKGGVGKTTVAASIAVALAGRGHNVLLSTTDPAAHLVSTMATENLPNLTVSRIDPAEEVEQYKAEVMATAGSDLDEQGRALLEEDLRSPCTEEIAVFRAFARAVAEGGDHFVVLDTAPTGHTVLLLDSALAYHREVTRHTTEMPEYVQELLPRLRDPKFARMLIVALPEATPVHEATQLQEDLRRAEIEPYAWVINQSFQSLDVSDPVLLQRKQNEVPFVREVRDSLSNRLAILPWQKESPTGLENLRRLADELIAS, encoded by the coding sequence ATGAAACTTTTTGAAAATCCAACCCGAAATTTATTCTTTACAGGCAAGGGCGGAGTCGGCAAGACTTCGATGGCTTGTGCGACTGCGGTTCAATTGGCGGAACAGGGAAAGCGAGTGCTGCTCGTTTCGACCGATCCGGCATCGAACCTTCACGATGTGTTGGCGACCGAAATCAAAAGCACACCGACGCCGATCAACGGAGTCGAAAACTTGCAAGCGATGAACATCGATCCGGTGGAATCGGCGAGGCTGTATCGCGAGAGAATGATCGGCCCCTATCGCGGCGTTTTGCCGGAATCGGCAGTGGCCAGCATGGAAGAGCAGCTTTCCGGTTCTTGCACGGTCGAGATCGCTGCGTTTGACGAGTTTTCGAGATTGCTGGGCGACGCAGATTCGACTTCGCAGTACGACCACGTCGTTTTCGACACCGCTCCGACAGGCCACACGTTGCGTTTGCTGACTTTGCCGTCAGCGTGGTCCGGGTTCATGGACTCGAACACAACGGGGACTTCCTGCCTTGGTCCGTTGGCTGGATTGCAGGATCAAAAGTTGATCTATCAGAAAAGCGTTGACGCGTTGTCGGATGGAAACGCAACGACACTCGTGTTGGTGACTCGACCAGAGACTTCCGCGCTTCGCGAAGCCGCAGAAACGAGCGGCGAGTTGCAACATCTTGGGATCAAGAACCAACGCTTGATCGTCAACGGCGTATTCACGGCTGCATCGAAAGACGACCAGTTCGCGGCGGCGATGGAGAGTCGCTGTCAAAAGTCACTGGATACGATTCCGGCAGCCATCGAATCGCTACCCCGCACTTCGGTTCCGTTGTTGGCGACCAGCTTGATGGGAGTTGATGCGTTGCGACAAGTCGGCAATCCGGACGCGGTTCACGAAGTTCGTTTGTCGAATGACGTGCTGGAGGATCTGCCGATCGGCCTGGGCGGACTGGTCGAAGACATCTCTGCTTCGGGCCACGGCGTGGTGATGACGATGGGCAAGGGCGGCGTTGGCAAAACGACGGTCGCGGCATCGATCGCTGTTGCACTTGCCGGTCGCGGACACAACGTTTTACTTTCGACAACCGATCCGGCGGCTCATCTGGTTTCCACGATGGCCACAGAGAACCTTCCGAACCTGACGGTCAGCCGAATCGATCCGGCGGAAGAAGTCGAGCAGTACAAGGCCGAAGTCATGGCAACGGCTGGCTCGGATCTGGACGAACAGGGTCGAGCATTATTGGAAGAAGATTTGCGTTCGCCTTGCACCGAAGAGATCGCGGTCTTTCGTGCGTTCGCCCGCGCGGTGGCCGAAGGAGGCGATCATTTCGTCGTGCTTGATACGGCTCCGACAGGTCATACGGTTTTGCTGCTTGATTCGGCGTTGGCCTACCATCGCGAAGTGACACGTCATACGACGGAGATGCCCGAATATGTGCAAGAGCTTTTGCCGCGGCTACGCGATCCGAAATTTGCTCGCATGTTGATCGTGGCGTTGCCGGAAGCGACACCGGTTCACGAAGCGACACAGCTTCAGGAAGATCTTCGTCGGGCCGAGATTGAGCCATATGCGTGGGTGATCAATCAGAGTTTTCAGTCGCTCGACGTTTCCGACCCGGTTTTGCTGCAGCGAAAACAGAATGAAGTTCCGTTTGTTCGCGAAGTCCGTGATTCGTTGTCGAATCGGTTGGCGATTTTGCCGTGGCAGAAAGAGTCACCGACGGGACTTGAAAACCTTCGCCGACTGGCTGACGAGCTGATTGCTTCCTAG